DNA sequence from the Cronobacter turicensis z3032 genome:
GCTTTGAAACCTGTCCTGACTGTAAACGCCAGCAGGGCCTTGCGCCCTCAGAGCTTATCGACCTGACCCGCGAAATGAAGGAGGCGGTGTAATGAACCTGCTTGGCCCACGCGATGACAACAACATTCCGGTGCCCGTGACGGTGGAAGAATCCATCGCGCGCATGAAAACCTCGCTACTGAAAAACATTAAGCGCTCGGCGTATGTCTACCGCGTCGACTGCGGCGGCTGCAATGGCTGCGAAATCGAAATTTTCGCCACGCTCTCGCCGCTCTTTGACGCCGAGCGCTTCGGCATCAAAGTTGTACCGTCGCCGCGTCACGCCGACATTCTGCTGTTTACCGGCGCGGTGACCCGCGCCATGCGCTCGCCCGCGCTGCGCGCCTGGGAATCCGCGCCCGATCCGAAAATCTGTATCTCTTACGGCGCGTGCGGCAACAGCGGCGGCATTTTTCACGATCTCTACTGCGTCTGGGGCGGCACCGACAAAATCGTTCCGGTGGATGTCTATATCCCCGGCTGCCCGCCGACGCCCGCCGCGACGCTCTACGGCTTTGCGATGGCGCTCGGCCTGCTGGAGCAGAAAATCCACGCCCGCGCGCCTGGCGAAGAGGACAACCAGGCCGCCGCCATTCTGCACCCGGAGATGGTGCAGCCGC
Encoded proteins:
- the hycG gene encoding Formate hydrogenlyase subunit 7, whose translation is MNLLGPRDDNNIPVPVTVEESIARMKTSLLKNIKRSAYVYRVDCGGCNGCEIEIFATLSPLFDAERFGIKVVPSPRHADILLFTGAVTRAMRSPALRAWESAPDPKICISYGACGNSGGIFHDLYCVWGGTDKIVPVDVYIPGCPPTPAATLYGFAMALGLLEQKIHARAPGEEDNQAAAILHPEMVQPLRVRVDRAARRLAGYRYGRQIADDYLRHLTAGEQSVAGWLSQENDPRLSEIVAQLDAVVAQERIG